Proteins encoded by one window of Camelus dromedarius isolate mCamDro1 chromosome 27, mCamDro1.pat, whole genome shotgun sequence:
- the WDR18 gene encoding WD repeat-containing protein 18 translates to MTHVRRGGEGKMAAPMEVAVCTDSTAQLWSCVVWELHSGANLLTYRGGQAGPRGLALLNGEYLLAAQLGKNYISAWELQRKDQLQQKIMCPGPVTCLTTSPSGLYVLAGISESIYLWEVSTGNLLVILSRHYQDVSCLQFTGDSSHFLSGGKDCLVLVWSLCSVLQADPSRTPAPRHVWSRHTLPITDLHCGFGGPLARVATASLDQTVKLWEVSSGELLLSVLFDVGIMAVTMDLAEHHMFCGGSDGSIFQVDLCTWPGQREKSFQPEQESGKVFRGHRNQVTCLSVSTDGSLLLSGSHDETVRLWDVQSQQCLRTVTLKGPVTNASIMLAPVSMLSSDFRPGLPLPRFSKHLLGAEHGDELHRGGFALRLGLHQQGSEPSYVERAEQLHAVMCSTMEKSVLGGQDQLRVRVTELEDEVRNLRKINRDLFDFSTRIITRPAK, encoded by the exons ATGACGCACGTCCGGCGAGGTGGAGAAGGCAAGATGGCGGCGCCCATGGAGGTGGCCGTGTGTACGGACTCCACGGCCCAGCTGTGGAGCTGCGTCGTGTGGGAGCTGCACTCGGGCGCCAACCTGCTCACGTACCGCGGCGGCCAGGCCGGGCCTCGCGGCCTTGCGCTGCTCAATGGCGAGTACCTGCTGGCGGCGCAGCTGGGCAAGAACTACATTAGCGCCTGGGAGCTGCAGAGAAAG GACCAGCTTCAGCAAAAGATCATGTGCCCCGGACCTGTGACCTGTCTGACCACATCGCCCAGCGGCCTCTACGTCCTGGCAGGGATCTCAGAGAGTATATACCTGTGGGAG gtctCCACGGGGAACCTTCTGGTTATCCTGAGCCGCCACTACCAGGATGTCTCGTGCCTGCAGTTCACGGGGGACAGCAGCCACTTCCTCTCAGGGGGCAAGGACTGCCTGGTGCTGGTGTGGAGCCTCTGCAG TGTGCTGCAGGCAGACCCCTCCAGGACCCCCGCCCCCCGGCACGTCTGGTCTCGCCACACCCTCCCCATCACAGACCTGCACTGCGGTTTTGGGGGACCCCTGGCCCGGGTGGCCACTGCATCGCTGGACCAGACAGTGAAG ctgtgGGAagtctcatcaggtgagctgctGCTGTCCGTGCTCTTCGACGTGGGCATCATGGCCGTGACCATGGACCTGGCCGAGCATCATATGTTCTGTGGTGGCAGCGATGGCTCCATCTTCCAGGTCGACCTCTGCACCTGG cccgggcagagagagaagagctTCCAGCCGGAGCAGGAGAGCGGGAAGGTGTTCAGAGGGCACAG GAATCAGGTGACCTGCCTGTCGGTGTCCACGGATGGCAGCCTGCTGCTCTCAGGCTCCCACGATGAAACCGTGCGCCTCTGGGATGTGCAGAGCCAGCAGTGCCTCAGGACAGTGACCCTCAAAG GCCCTGTGACCAACGCCTCCATCATGCTGGCGCCGGTCAGCATGCTCAGCTCCGACTTCAGGCCCGGCCTGCCCCTGCCCCGCTTCAGCAAGCACCTGCTGGGCGCCGAGCATGGGGACGAGCTGCACCGCGGGGGCTTCGCGCTGCGCCTGGGCCTCCACCAGCAG GGGTCGGAGCCCAGCTACGTGGAGCGGGCGGAGCAGCTGCACGCGGTGATGTGCAGCACGAtggagaag AGCGTGCTGGGCGGCCAAGACCAGCTGCGGGTTCGCGTCACCGAGCTGGAGGATGAGGTGCGCAACCTGCGCAAGATCAACCGCGACCTGTTCGACTTCTCCACGCGCATCATCACGCGTCCCGCCAAGTGA